Proteins co-encoded in one Melanotaenia boesemani isolate fMelBoe1 chromosome 23, fMelBoe1.pri, whole genome shotgun sequence genomic window:
- the waslb gene encoding LOW QUALITY PROTEIN: WASP like actin nucleation promoting factor b (The sequence of the model RefSeq protein was modified relative to this genomic sequence to represent the inferred CDS: deleted 1 base in 1 codon) yields the protein MSGHPSQRRQTNVGSLLLTQQENECLFNYLGKKCITLSSAVVQVFTAERNGSWNKRCCGVACLVKDNPQRSYYIRVLDIRDGKIMFEQELYANFSTNLSRSYFITFAGDSCQVGLNFANEEESKRFHSNVTDLLTRRTRKTEKRRDHPNGPSLPMATVDIKNPEISNVPRYHNSQMNNIIHSSFPKREKKGNKGKKKRLTKADIGTPSNFQHVGHVGWNPNTGFDLNNLDPDLKNLFDMCGISEAELKDKETSKVIYDLIEKNGGVEAVRDELRRQPPPPPPSRGGPPPPPPHHSSAPPPPPPPARGGRGVPPPLPPSRAPVSAPPPPPPSRPGLSAPPPPPPSRGSLPPPPPPAHASIPAAPPPPPPPPSSSTPSSTGVPPPPPPPPPPPGPPPPAPPLSTEANGGDSSKSALLSQIREGTQLKKVDQKERPVSSTGRDALLDQIRQGIQLKSRDDNTDPAPATPTPSAGIVGALMEVMQKRSKAIHSSDEDDDDEDDEDFEDDDEWED from the exons ACGTTGTCTTCAGCAGTGGTCCAGGTGTTCACAGCAGAAAGAAATGGCAGCTGGAACAAGAGATGCTGCGGGGTAGCCTGCCTGGTCAAAGACAACCCTCAGCGATCCTACTATATCAGGGTCCTCGACATCAGG GATGGGAAGATAATGTTCGAACAGGAGCTGTACGCAAACTTCAGCACCAACCTCTCCAGATCTTACTTCATCACATTTGCTGGAGAT TCGTGCCAAGTAGGTCTGAACTTTGCCAATGAGGAAGAGAGCAAGCGTTTCCATAGCAACGTGACAGACCTCCTTACGAGAAGAACTAGGAAAACTG aGAAGAGACGCGACCATCCAAATG GACCTTCATTGCCCATGGCTACCGTCGACATCAAAAACCCAGAGATCAGCAATGTTCCACGTTATCACAACTCTCAGATGAACAACATTATACACTCTTCCTTCcccaagagagagaaaaagggaaacaaagggaaaaagaaGAGGTTGACCAAGGCAGACATCGGCACACCCAGCAACTTCCA gcATGTTGGGCATGTAGGATGGAATCCAAACACAGGCTTTGAT TTGAATAACTTGGACCCCGACCTGAAGAACCTATTTGATATGTGTGGCATCTCTGAGGCTGAGCTGAAGGATAAGGAGACTTCTAAGGTGATCTACGACTTAATTGAGAAGAACGGCGGCGTGGAGGCTGTCAGAGATGAGCTACGGAGACAAC cTCCTCCACCACCCCCATCCAGAGGcggccctcctcctccacctccacatcacagctcagcccctcctcctccccctccccctgCCCGAGGCGGGCGGGGTGTcccaccccct ctccccccCTCCCGAGCTCCTGTCTCTGCACCCCCACCTCCCCCTCCATCCCGACCGGGCCTGtctgctccacctcctcctccgccCAGTCGGGGCTCTCTCCCGCCTCCCCCTCCGCCGGCCCATGCCTCCATTCCTGcagccccaccccctcctcctcctcccccttcaTCCTCAACACCATCTAGTACTGGCGTGcctcctccaccccctcctcctcccccacctCCTGGCCCCCCACCCCCTGCTCCTCCACTCTCCACAGAGGCTAACGGAGGGGACAGTAGCAAGTCGGCACTGCTGAGCCAGATCAGAGAAGGAACGCAGCTGAAGAAGGTAGACCAGAAAGAGAGGCCGGTGTCCAGCACCGGCAGAGACGCCCTTCTGGACCAAATCCGACAAGGAATCCAACTTAAATCT AGGGATGATAATACTGACCCAGCACCTGCCACCCCGACCCCATCGGCAGGCATTGTTGGGGCCCTGATGGAGGTTATGCAGAAAAGGAGCAAGGCTATTCACTCTTCAG ATGAAGATgacgatgatgaagatgatgaggactttgaggatgatgatgaatgGGAAGactag
- the lmod2b gene encoding leiomodin-2, giving the protein MSCFGYRRELSKYEDVDEDELLASLSPEELAELEKELADIDPDANVPIGLRQRDQTDKTPTGTFSREALMKYWENETRRLLEDEIGGGSPKLDEEECMTQGNSEDEDEKDGENEKEQKKSEKTNKAQKEEEESSDEEEEESEEEEPVTEEEDDDDDDEEEEEEEEEQDNKLKPEPLKVSGYLTAQPNSPALLKPQKVEPMRLTPPPPPVDPNTSGNPTVVDDALQRALNNDPELTEVNLNNIDDISQETLIRFAEALRSNAHVRVFSLANTRADDHVALAIAKMLKENSSITSLNIESNYVTGKGVMALVQALPGNNTVTELRFHNQRHMCGGQVEMEMVKILRENYTLIKLGYQFNLPGPRMSMTGILTRNQDRQRQKRLQEQRQQQGQQGAQDGVFNPRTSALRGTPSPSPYSSPWSSPKLPRNDRAKIQTPPAPPPPPPPPPPPPPPPPPPPPPPPLPTLPQKEKKKPTRMIAEVIKAHEAGSKKVAKTKGKKGRKGKEAGREESNSILKELKNALRPVSGERRGEEGSRPSTPMRSAHDQLMESIRTSSLRNLRRVEVPHHLR; this is encoded by the exons ATGAGTTGTTTCGGGTATCGTCGAGAGCTGAGCAAGTACGAAGATGTCGATGAGGATGAGCTTTTGGCTTCTCTCAGCCCAGAGGAGCTGGCTGAGTTGGAAAAGGAGTTGGCAGACATTGATCCTGATGCCAACGTGCCCATAGGACTCAGACAAAGAGACCAGACAGATAAGACTCCAACGGGCACCTTCAGCAGAGAGGCGCTCATGAAGTACTGGGAAAATGAGACACGCAGACTGTTGGAGGACGAGATAGGAGGAGGAAGCCCCAAACTG gatgaagaggAGTGCATGACACAAGGAAACAGTGAAGACGAGGATGAAAAAGATGGTGAGAATGAGAAAGAgcaaaaaaagtctgaaaaaacaaacaaagcacaaaaggaggaagaggagagcagtgatgaagaagaagaggaaagcgAGGAAGAAGAGCCTGTaacagaagaggaggatgatgatgatgatgatgaggaggaggaggaggaagaggaggaacaagATAATAAATTGAAACCTGAACCCTTAAAAGTTTCAGGGTATCTGACAGCGCAGCCAAACTCACCAGCGCTGCTAAAGCCTCAGAAAGTAGAGCCCATGAGGCTGACTCCGCCCCCTCCACCTGTTGACCCAAACACGAGTGGAAACCCAACTGTTGTTGATGACGCCCTGCAGCGGGCCCTTAACAACGACCCCGAGCTCACTGAGGTTAACCTGAACAACATCGATGACATATCACAG GAAACTCTAATCCGATTTGCTGAAGCCTTGAGGTCCAACGCACATGTGCGAGTCTTCAGCCTTGCAAACACTCGGGCTGACGACCATGTGGCTCTGGCCATTGCTAAGATGTTAAAAGAGAACTCGTCTATCACAAGTCTGAATATAGAGTCTAACTATGTGACTGGAAAGGGTGTGATGGCTTTGGTTCAAGCACTTCCAGGGAACAACACAGTGACCGAGCTTCGCTTCCACAACCAGAGGCACATGTGTGGAGGACAG GTAGAAATGGAGATGGTAAAGATCCTAAGGGAAAactacaccctgatcaaactgGGCTACCAGTTCAACCTCCCTGGTCCCAGAATGAGTATGACGGGGATCCTGACCAGGAACCAGGACCGCCAGAGGCAAAAACGTCTGCAGGAGCAGCGACAGCAGCAGGGCCAACAGGGGGCGCAAGATGGAGTCTTTAACCCTCGAACTTCTGCACTG aGAGGAACACCTAGTCCATCACCTTACAGCTCGCCGTGGTCCTCACCCAAACTGCCCCGAAACGACCGGGCTAAAATACAGACTCCCCCtgcacccccacccccacccccacccccacccccaccccctcctcctcctccgccccctcctcctccccccccTCTGCCAACCCTTCCacagaaggagaagaaaaaaccGACAAGGATGATTGCAGAGGTCATCAAGGCTCATGAGGCGGGCAGCAAAAAGGTGGCCAAAACGAAAGGGAAGAAAGGCAGAAAGGGGAAGGAGGCAGGGAGAGAAGAATCCAACAGCATCCTGAAAGAGCTAAAAAATGCCCTAAGGCCCGTGTCcggggagaggagaggggaggaaggCAGCAGGCCGTCCACGCCAATGAGATCAGCCCATGATCAGCTGATGGAGTCCATCCGTACCAGCAGCCTCCGCAACCTGAGACGG GTGGAAGTTCCACATCATCTACGATAA
- the asb15b gene encoding ankyrin repeat and SOCS box protein 15b isoform X1: MENFEQESINEELIDFAIQESIQDAYKLSCSVRKNRKGPNTDDFMKIMAAIYKGDVSALQVLSNCVSAFKESDSRGWLPLHAAAVQSHPEVLRVVLQVLASMDLTLEEQTEDGDTAVTLAAEAGRVENVKMLLQHGASPHNTNSRNESPLLFAVRQSSYDMALTLIMGGSFVEQVCLTKWTATHEAAKVGCPTILMLLLRHGAKVTARDGHGVTPLGIAAKHGNTEALDILIQHGGDVNAQASNGDTVLYDASGSGNLDCIELLLQHGANPNVASYACQLPIHRAAYEGHILALRTLIPITTKRAIRLSGQSPVHSVADGGQAECLKLLIDKGYDVNALLDTHISENYGDLRKSPLYFAVSNGDVTCSEMLLAAGAKTDLDPLRCILVAVRAERYELVQLLLSYGAEVNCYFRVISNTVFPTALQYCLRDHVMLRLLLNSGYQAQKCFECCHGDSEETDDTWTDLHNQAYQIYSQPNVVTFCEFVSVSWLTHLAGSVVRMLLDYVSHVSICSNLRRILKRRPEWEEISAILSKPRSLQHLCRLVIRGRMSIRTLNDPEAMIAVPFPPRLTSYLTYREYDLYNKP; encoded by the exons ATGGAAAACTTTGAACAGGAAAGCATAAATGAAGAACTGATTGACTTTGCCATTCAAGAAAGCATCCAGGATGCCTACAAGCTGTCATGTTCAGTAAGAAAAAACAG GAAAGGTCCAAACACTGATGACTTTATGAAGATAATGGCAGCTATTTACAAAG GTGATGTGAGTGCTCTGCAGGTGCTGTCAAACTGTGTGTCTGCCTTTAAAGAGAGTGACAGCAGGGGCTGGCTGCCCCTGCATGCAGCAGCTGTACAGTCACATCCAGAGGTTCTGCGTGTGGTGCTGCAGG TGTTGGCATCCATGGACCTAACTCTGGAGGAGCAGACAGAGGATGGGGACACAGCTGTGACTCTGGCAGCGGAGGCTGGCCGGGTGGAAAATGTGAAGATGCTGCTGCAGCACGGAGCTTCACCGCACAACACCAACAGCAGGAATGAATCTCCTCTTCTCTTTG CAGTGAGACAGAGCTCATACGACATGGCCCTAACCCTCATAATGGGTGGCTCCTTTGTGGAGCAGGTGTGCCTAACCAAGTGGACTGCCACCCATGAAGCTGCAAAG GTGGGTTGTCCAACTATTCTGATGCTGCTCCTTCGACATGGAGCCAAGGTAACAGCCAGAGATGGTCATGGTGTGACGCCTTTGGGGATCGCAGCTAAACATGGCAACACTGAAGCTTTGGACATCCTCATACAACATG GTGGTGATGTGAATGCCCAGGCCAGCAATGGCGACACAGTCCTATATGATGCGTCAGGGTCTGGAAACCTGGACTGCATTGAGCTACTTTTGCAGCATGGCGCAAACCCAAATGTGGCCAGCTATGCCTGTCAGCTGCCCATCCACAGAGCTGCATATGAAGGCCATATATT AGCCCTGAGGACTCTCATTCCCATCACCACAAAGAGAGCCATCCGGCTCTCAGGTCAGAGCCCCGTCCACTCTGTAGCTGACGGGGGACAGGCTGAATGTCTGAAGCTACTTATCGACAAAGGTTATGATGTCAACGCATTACTAGATACGCACATCTCTG AGAACTACGGGGACCTCAGAAAGAGTCCTTTGTACTTTGCCGTTTCCAACGGTGATGTGACCTGTTCTGAGATGTTGCTGGCAGCTGGAGCAAAAACTGACCTAGATCCTCTGCGATGCATCTTGGTTGCTGTACGTGCTGAGAG GTATGAGCTggtgcagctgctgctgtcctATGGTGCAGAGGTGAACTGTTACTTCCGAGTGATCAGCAACACAGTGTTCCCCACTGCCCTCCAGTACTGTCTCAGAGACCATGTCATGTTGCGACTGCTGCTTAACAGCGGATATCAAGCTCAAAA GTGTTTTGAGTGCTGTCATGGTGACAGTGAGGAAACAGATGATACCTGGACTGACCTCCATAACCAAGCTTATCAGATTTACAGTCAGCCTAATGTCGTCACA TTCTGTGAGTTTGTGTCAGTGTCATGGTTGACACATCTGGCAGGCAGCGTTGTGAGGATGCTTCTGGACTATGTCAGCCACGTCAGCATCTGTTCGAATCTCAGACGCATCCTGAAAAGAAGGCCAGAGTGGGAGGAGATCTCTGCCATACTGa GCAAGCCCCGCTCTCTGCAACACTTGTGTCGGTTGGTAATCAGAGGTCGAATGAGCATCAGGACCCTGAATGACCCTGAGGCCATGATTGCTGTTCCTTTCCCTCCCAGGCTGACCAGCTACCTAACCTACAGGGAGTACGACCTGTACAATAAACCCTAG
- the asb15b gene encoding ankyrin repeat and SOCS box protein 15b isoform X2, whose product MPTSCHVQKGPNTDDFMKIMAAIYKGDVSALQVLSNCVSAFKESDSRGWLPLHAAAVQSHPEVLRVVLQVLASMDLTLEEQTEDGDTAVTLAAEAGRVENVKMLLQHGASPHNTNSRNESPLLFAVRQSSYDMALTLIMGGSFVEQVCLTKWTATHEAAKVGCPTILMLLLRHGAKVTARDGHGVTPLGIAAKHGNTEALDILIQHGGDVNAQASNGDTVLYDASGSGNLDCIELLLQHGANPNVASYACQLPIHRAAYEGHILALRTLIPITTKRAIRLSGQSPVHSVADGGQAECLKLLIDKGYDVNALLDTHISENYGDLRKSPLYFAVSNGDVTCSEMLLAAGAKTDLDPLRCILVAVRAERYELVQLLLSYGAEVNCYFRVISNTVFPTALQYCLRDHVMLRLLLNSGYQAQKCFECCHGDSEETDDTWTDLHNQAYQIYSQPNVVTFCEFVSVSWLTHLAGSVVRMLLDYVSHVSICSNLRRILKRRPEWEEISAILSKPRSLQHLCRLVIRGRMSIRTLNDPEAMIAVPFPPRLTSYLTYREYDLYNKP is encoded by the exons ATGCCTACAAGCTGTCATGTTCA GAAAGGTCCAAACACTGATGACTTTATGAAGATAATGGCAGCTATTTACAAAG GTGATGTGAGTGCTCTGCAGGTGCTGTCAAACTGTGTGTCTGCCTTTAAAGAGAGTGACAGCAGGGGCTGGCTGCCCCTGCATGCAGCAGCTGTACAGTCACATCCAGAGGTTCTGCGTGTGGTGCTGCAGG TGTTGGCATCCATGGACCTAACTCTGGAGGAGCAGACAGAGGATGGGGACACAGCTGTGACTCTGGCAGCGGAGGCTGGCCGGGTGGAAAATGTGAAGATGCTGCTGCAGCACGGAGCTTCACCGCACAACACCAACAGCAGGAATGAATCTCCTCTTCTCTTTG CAGTGAGACAGAGCTCATACGACATGGCCCTAACCCTCATAATGGGTGGCTCCTTTGTGGAGCAGGTGTGCCTAACCAAGTGGACTGCCACCCATGAAGCTGCAAAG GTGGGTTGTCCAACTATTCTGATGCTGCTCCTTCGACATGGAGCCAAGGTAACAGCCAGAGATGGTCATGGTGTGACGCCTTTGGGGATCGCAGCTAAACATGGCAACACTGAAGCTTTGGACATCCTCATACAACATG GTGGTGATGTGAATGCCCAGGCCAGCAATGGCGACACAGTCCTATATGATGCGTCAGGGTCTGGAAACCTGGACTGCATTGAGCTACTTTTGCAGCATGGCGCAAACCCAAATGTGGCCAGCTATGCCTGTCAGCTGCCCATCCACAGAGCTGCATATGAAGGCCATATATT AGCCCTGAGGACTCTCATTCCCATCACCACAAAGAGAGCCATCCGGCTCTCAGGTCAGAGCCCCGTCCACTCTGTAGCTGACGGGGGACAGGCTGAATGTCTGAAGCTACTTATCGACAAAGGTTATGATGTCAACGCATTACTAGATACGCACATCTCTG AGAACTACGGGGACCTCAGAAAGAGTCCTTTGTACTTTGCCGTTTCCAACGGTGATGTGACCTGTTCTGAGATGTTGCTGGCAGCTGGAGCAAAAACTGACCTAGATCCTCTGCGATGCATCTTGGTTGCTGTACGTGCTGAGAG GTATGAGCTggtgcagctgctgctgtcctATGGTGCAGAGGTGAACTGTTACTTCCGAGTGATCAGCAACACAGTGTTCCCCACTGCCCTCCAGTACTGTCTCAGAGACCATGTCATGTTGCGACTGCTGCTTAACAGCGGATATCAAGCTCAAAA GTGTTTTGAGTGCTGTCATGGTGACAGTGAGGAAACAGATGATACCTGGACTGACCTCCATAACCAAGCTTATCAGATTTACAGTCAGCCTAATGTCGTCACA TTCTGTGAGTTTGTGTCAGTGTCATGGTTGACACATCTGGCAGGCAGCGTTGTGAGGATGCTTCTGGACTATGTCAGCCACGTCAGCATCTGTTCGAATCTCAGACGCATCCTGAAAAGAAGGCCAGAGTGGGAGGAGATCTCTGCCATACTGa GCAAGCCCCGCTCTCTGCAACACTTGTGTCGGTTGGTAATCAGAGGTCGAATGAGCATCAGGACCCTGAATGACCCTGAGGCCATGATTGCTGTTCCTTTCCCTCCCAGGCTGACCAGCTACCTAACCTACAGGGAGTACGACCTGTACAATAAACCCTAG
- the LOC121634924 gene encoding uncharacterized protein LOC121634924 isoform X2, translating into MRKKILKAACFLLSLLSSFNLCCGKFGTPITDDVSKLSVLKQNIPSDYEIPVSYIPKEVAGTCWVVLNIYPLEQSLRKLANMFGAISSNKDNIIVFLAMVKSLRFTFDHEELETAMQVFQCHYQEGNLLSGLYFDYIKDVLHAAAQGTSGFSCKPPPCLNHTPEGQEKSRGYSWSTRTPLLLVLIPFTACVLLVVWQVKTERRLPVCNTVNDQIATPDMVPTVSVSIPLQTLAHATDTQPAGEAIAQHESG; encoded by the exons ATGAGGAAGAAA aTCTTGAAAGCAGCTTGCTTCCTCTTGAGTCTGCTATCAAGTTTTAATCTCTGTTGTGGGAAATTTGGAACACCAATAACTGATGACGTGAGCAAGCTGTCAGTTTTG AAACAGAATATCCCGTCCGATTATGAAATTCCTGTTAGTTACATTCCCAAAGAAGTG GCTGGCACGTGTTGGGTGGTGTTAAATATCTACCCTTTGGAGCAAAGCCTTCGAAAGCTGGCCAACATGTTTGGTGCTATCTCCTCCAACAAAGATAACATTATTGTCTTCCTTGCCATGGTCAAGAGTTTACGCTTTACCTTTGACCATGAGGAACTG GAAACAGCAATGCAGGTCTTCCAGTGTCACTATCAGGAAGGGAACCTTCTCTCTGGTCTTTACTTTGACTACATTAAAGATGTCTTACATGCTGctgctcaaggaacatcaggcTTCTCCTGTAAACCACCGCCATGCTTAAACCATACACCAG AGGGTCAGGAGAAGAGTCGTGGATACAGCTGGTCTACGAGAACTCCCTTGCTTTTGGTGCTTATCCCCTTCACTGcctgtgttttacttgttgtgtGGCAG GTCAAGACTGAAAGGCGTTTACCAGTGTGCAACACTGTAAATGACCAAATTGCAACTCCTGACATGGTCCCAACTGTGTCTGTCTCTATTCCACTTCAAACACTCGCCCACGCCACTGACACTCAGCCAGCGGGGGAGGCAATTGCTCAACATGAAAGTGGATGA
- the LOC121634924 gene encoding uncharacterized protein LOC121634924 isoform X1 produces MQDVLYIFSSQILKAACFLLSLLSSFNLCCGKFGTPITDDVSKLSVLKQNIPSDYEIPVSYIPKEVAGTCWVVLNIYPLEQSLRKLANMFGAISSNKDNIIVFLAMVKSLRFTFDHEELETAMQVFQCHYQEGNLLSGLYFDYIKDVLHAAAQGTSGFSCKPPPCLNHTPEGQEKSRGYSWSTRTPLLLVLIPFTACVLLVVWQVKTERRLPVCNTVNDQIATPDMVPTVSVSIPLQTLAHATDTQPAGEAIAQHESG; encoded by the exons ATGCAAgatgttttgtatattttttcttctcagaTCTTGAAAGCAGCTTGCTTCCTCTTGAGTCTGCTATCAAGTTTTAATCTCTGTTGTGGGAAATTTGGAACACCAATAACTGATGACGTGAGCAAGCTGTCAGTTTTG AAACAGAATATCCCGTCCGATTATGAAATTCCTGTTAGTTACATTCCCAAAGAAGTG GCTGGCACGTGTTGGGTGGTGTTAAATATCTACCCTTTGGAGCAAAGCCTTCGAAAGCTGGCCAACATGTTTGGTGCTATCTCCTCCAACAAAGATAACATTATTGTCTTCCTTGCCATGGTCAAGAGTTTACGCTTTACCTTTGACCATGAGGAACTG GAAACAGCAATGCAGGTCTTCCAGTGTCACTATCAGGAAGGGAACCTTCTCTCTGGTCTTTACTTTGACTACATTAAAGATGTCTTACATGCTGctgctcaaggaacatcaggcTTCTCCTGTAAACCACCGCCATGCTTAAACCATACACCAG AGGGTCAGGAGAAGAGTCGTGGATACAGCTGGTCTACGAGAACTCCCTTGCTTTTGGTGCTTATCCCCTTCACTGcctgtgttttacttgttgtgtGGCAG GTCAAGACTGAAAGGCGTTTACCAGTGTGCAACACTGTAAATGACCAAATTGCAACTCCTGACATGGTCCCAACTGTGTCTGTCTCTATTCCACTTCAAACACTCGCCCACGCCACTGACACTCAGCCAGCGGGGGAGGCAATTGCTCAACATGAAAGTGGATGA
- the si:dkey-14d8.1 gene encoding zinc finger protein 135 gives MERRSNKAGAGNGLPLASLRLMASPLQLTYSYIWQVIRQRSVKHYVKVEEFVTMVTQTVPELLSFKQTAQLILGLRARIILDLLNKDGPPDSKAIQTLINKLKISTSSMKDAEVEKSQTNFMVLVQNLLKNRTERKRFFQEVFPVQYGTKFDTALQALTAGLVCKLEQLLPVPNLSQLGAMISSEPTVLEACSGFIPDPGDLKTLLLHQQAKGLIGVKATVSTSVGNCVLSSLAFLPKPVEPTPPPPQPQSPKRQEASLNERSPESFSDSEDVGVISDDSESPEASAVTPHLEGSLGHKTAEGSTSKEKGVTATAQSENLVQEKSSTQQQPETSPQSKGNDEAPAAPDKPELQRLPLKSIPFRVVQVPVKTPSTPQNVGSAGGKDGQKTQRVTLHQWVSQIATNSMSLPALPPLPPGRLGEDDMRPSIRRKKQFRHLSDRFSCSVCDKSFPYQSKLMDHERIHTGEKPFLCTACNKSFRTQGFLNNHLKTHSTERPFACGQCGKCFTKLQSLTKHILAHSGQKPFYCNICNKGFTQSTYFKRHMECHTSQMTFPCKHCNKTFPTAFKLSNHERWHTRDRPHMCERCGKRFLVPSLLKRHMGYHIGDRQYLCSQCGKTFVYLSDLKRHQQDHIPKAKIPCPVCQKKFSSKYCLRVHLRIHTRERPYRCTLCEKTFTQVGNLKVHIRLHTNERPFSCDVCGKTYKLASHLNVHKRTHTCKKPWTCDTCGKGFSVPGLLKKHEQLHIRDANPDFTGKRRHRGKHKKHSLKRKYDDEEEGSDDY, from the exons ATGGAGAGACGGTCCAATAAAGCAG GTGCTGGAAATGGTCTTCCCCTGGCCTCTCTGCGCCTCATGGCTTCTCCTCTACAGCTGACTTATTCATACATATGGCAGGTCATACGTCAGAGAAGTGTGAAGCATTACGTtaaagtggaggagtttgtgaCCATGGTAACACAGACTGTTCCTGAGCTCCTAAGTTTTAAGCAGACTGCCCAGCTAATACTGGGGCTCAGAGCCAGG atCATCTTGGACTTACTGAACAAAGATGGCCCACCTGATTCCAAGGCTATCCAGACTCTTATAAATAAGTTGAAGATCTCAACATCTTCAATG AAAGATGCAGAAGTGGAGAAATCACAGACCAACTTTATGGTGCTGGTCCAGAATCTGCTTAAAAACCGCACTGAGAGGAAACGTTTCTTCCAG GAAGTATTCCCTGTTCAGTATGGCACTAAGTTTGACACAGCGCTGCAGGCTCTCACTGCAGGCTTGGTGTGTAAGCTGGAGCAACTTCTTCCTGTTCCCAATCTTTCTCAG CTTGGAGCTATGATTTCTTCAGAGCCCACTGTCCTGGAAGCATGCAGCGGGTTCATTCCCGACCCGGGAGACCTGAAGACTCTCCTTCTACACCAACAGGCCAAAGGACTAATTGGTGTTAAAG caACTGTATCTACGTCAGTGGGCAACTGTGTGCTCTCTTCCCTCGCCTTCCTGCCAAAACCAGTGGAACCAACACCGCCTCCACCTCAACCACAATCACCAAAGCGACAGGAGGCCAGCCTTAATGAAAGAAGCCCTGAATCCTTCAGTGACAGCGAAGATGTGGGTGTGATTTCAGATGACTCTGAAAGCCCAGAAGCCTCTGCTGTTACACCTCACCTAGAAGGGTCATTAGGTCATAAAACAGCTGAAGGTAGTACCTCAAAGGAAAAAGGTGTCACAGCAACAGCTCAGAGCGAAAACCTGGTGCAGGAGAAAAGTTCTACCCAGCAACAACCTGAAACAAGTCCTCAAAGCAAAGGGAATGATGAAGCACCTGCAGCGCCAGACAAACCAGAACTGCAGCGGCTGCCCTTGAAATCGATTCCTTTCAGGGTTGTTCAAGTGCCAGTCAAAACTCCCTCCACCCCACAGAATGTGGGCAGTGCAGGAGGAAAGGATGGCCAAAAGACTCAGCGAGTCACTTTACATCAGTGGGTGTCACAGATTGCCACCAACTCCATGTCCCTCCCAGCCTTGCCACCTCTTCCTCCTGGCAGACTAGGTGAAGATGACATGAGGCCAAGTATAAGAAGGAAAAAGCAGTTCAGGCATTTAAGTGACAGATTTAGTTGCAGCGTGTGTGACAAGAGCTTCCCCTATCAGTCCAAGCTGATGGACCATGAGCGCATTCATACAGGCGAGAAGCCATTCCTCTGCACGGCATGCAACAAAAGTTTCCGAACGCAGGGGTTCCTCAACAACCACCTGAAAACCCACAGCACAGAGCGTCCTTTTGCCTGCGGTCAGTGTGGCAAGTGTTTCACCAAACTGCAGAGCTTGACAAAGCACATACTTGCCCACAGCGGTCAAAAGCCTTTCTACTGTAACATCTGTAACAAGGGCTTCACGCAGTCCACCTACTTTAAAAGGCACATGGAGTGTCACACAAGCCAGATGACGTTTCCCTGCAAGCACTGCAACAAAACCTTTCCTACCGCGTTTAAGCTGTCGAACCACGAGCGCTGGCACACCAGAGATCGCCCCCATATGTGCGAACGTTGCGGTAAAAGATTCCTTGTCCCTAGCTTGTTGAAGAGGCACATGGGTTATCACATTGGTGACCGCCAGTATCTCTGCTCCCAGTGTGGGAAGACCTTTGTTTACTTGTCTGACCTTAAGAGGCATCAGCAAGACCACATACCCAAAGCAAAAATCCCATGTCCTGTATGCCAAAAGAAGTTCTCCAGTAAGTACTGCCTCAGGGTTCATCTGAGGATCCACACCAGAGAGAGACCCTACCGGTGCACTCTATGTGAAAAGACCTTCACACAGGTTGGGAATCTGAAGGTCCACATCAGGTTACACACCAACGAGCGGCCCTTCAGCTGTGATGTGTGCGGGAAGACCTACAAGCTGGCGTCCCATCTGAATGTCcacaaaagaacacacacatgcaagaaGCCCTGGACATGTGACACCTGTGGGAAGGGCTTCTCTGTCCCTGGCCTTCTTAAGAAGCATGAGCAGTTGCATATAAGGGATGCAAACCCCGATTTTACTGGGAAACGAAGGCACAGGGGTAAACACAAGAAACACTCCCTAAAGAGGAAgtatgatgatgaagaagagggcAGTGATGACTATTAA